The following proteins are co-located in the Aurantiacibacter atlanticus genome:
- a CDS encoding peroxiredoxin, which produces MSERPDTGDKMPDIAMQTPDGDSVKPSDFKGRKLVMFFYPKDDTPGCTTENKDFTAMKSAFDAAETELLGVSKDPPKKHEKFIAKHSLAAPLASDADDDGIAEALGIWVEKNMYGRKYMGMERTTYLIDAEGRIVQVWRKVKVKGHAEEVLAAAKAL; this is translated from the coding sequence ATGAGCGAGAGGCCCGATACCGGGGACAAGATGCCCGATATTGCCATGCAGACGCCTGATGGCGACAGCGTGAAACCTTCTGATTTTAAGGGGAGGAAGCTGGTCATGTTCTTCTATCCGAAAGACGATACCCCTGGCTGCACCACCGAGAACAAGGACTTCACTGCGATGAAATCCGCTTTCGACGCAGCCGAAACAGAGCTGTTGGGGGTGAGCAAGGATCCACCCAAAAAGCATGAGAAATTCATTGCCAAACATTCCCTCGCAGCGCCGCTCGCATCCGATGCAGATGACGATGGCATTGCGGAGGCGCTGGGAATCTGGGTGGAAAAGAACATGTATGGCCGCAAATATATGGGCATGGAACGCACCACATATCTGATCGACGCGGAAGGCCGAATTGTGCAAGTGTGGCGCAAGGTGAAGGTAAAGGGCCATGCCGAAGAAGTGCTGGCAGCCGCAAAGGCGCTGTAA